The proteins below come from a single Brevundimonas sp. LM2 genomic window:
- a CDS encoding S-type pyocin family protein gives MRTATGLTGLAGVALMGLAGCGDGASAVETRARAGDGAQATFTAAEGAGPIGVSTIEATVGEKPVLTANRRETVDAKIQRLYARNGDDFGATSAEDFLDKVVAFTQTPPPGVETIRRPNGDTLLYQASTNTFAVVADGGTPRTMFKPDDGPAYWAEQKAAAPAFGQRQSTN, from the coding sequence ATGAGGACGGCGACGGGGCTGACCGGACTGGCCGGCGTGGCGCTGATGGGACTGGCCGGATGCGGCGACGGGGCTTCGGCGGTCGAGACGCGCGCGCGCGCGGGCGACGGGGCCCAGGCGACGTTCACGGCGGCGGAGGGCGCGGGGCCGATCGGGGTCTCGACGATCGAGGCCACCGTTGGCGAAAAGCCGGTCCTGACCGCGAACCGCCGCGAGACGGTCGATGCCAAGATTCAGCGGCTGTACGCGCGGAACGGCGACGATTTCGGGGCCACGTCGGCCGAGGATTTTCTCGACAAGGTGGTGGCCTTCACCCAAACCCCGCCGCCCGGCGTGGAAACCATCAGGCGGCCCAACGGCGACACCCTGCTGTACCAGGCCTCGACCAACACCTTCGCCGTGGTGGCCGACGGCGGCACGCCGCGCACGATGTTCAAGCCCGACGACGGCCCCGCCTATTGGGCCGAGCAGAAGGCCGCGGCCCCCGCCTTCGGTCAGCGACAGTCGACCAATTGA
- a CDS encoding helix-turn-helix domain-containing protein, whose product MARGVGEDGPHPVDRHVGRRVCEKRISLGYNQSDLGRALGLTFQQVQKYEKGANRISASKLWDIARFFKVDVAYFFQGLAEAQSGVAEGNGPVFDHDYPSTRYTIEMARLAPQLSSRQQKLALDLMREMTGKADPEG is encoded by the coding sequence ATGGCCAGAGGTGTCGGCGAAGACGGGCCCCATCCGGTGGACCGCCATGTGGGCAGACGGGTATGCGAAAAGCGTATCAGCCTTGGATACAACCAGAGCGATCTCGGGCGCGCGCTGGGCCTGACCTTTCAGCAGGTCCAGAAGTATGAGAAGGGCGCCAACCGCATCTCGGCTTCCAAGCTTTGGGACATCGCCCGCTTCTTCAAGGTCGACGTGGCCTACTTCTTTCAAGGCCTGGCCGAAGCGCAGTCCGGCGTGGCGGAGGGTAACGGCCCGGTCTTCGACCATGACTATCCTTCCACCCGATACACGATCGAGATGGCCCGCCTGGCCCCGCAACTGTCCAGCCGTCAGCAGAAGCTGGCTCTGGACCTGATGCGCGAGATGACCGGCAAGGCCGATCCCGAAGGCTGA
- the lnt gene encoding apolipoprotein N-acyltransferase: MTYDPQTLLSRALSGRITRIVLALAAGIAAALAHPPFGFLPGLLAYPLLMLLAERSRSTRGAFWVGWLAGFGYFGVGCWWVAEAFLVNPAQAWMAPFAASLLPAGIGLFWGGATALYRRFAPAGVGRVLVFAALFGLFEWLRGHVLTGFPWNPAGASWAAGSAGSQFASVVGVYGLGLVTVAAVSCFGLLLGDGRRKARVGAASAGAIALLALLVFGAARLNGAVVEPGETLVRIVQADVQQESKWTPEAYRSIVDRYVNLTGRPAARQPDIVVWPEGALPASFNDVFGPESLDGSAIARALQPGQTLLAGLARGEAGADGRARYYNSLFALEDVGAGGLRIAAVYDKYRLVPFGEFLPLGDLLGALGVRSLVHMPADFSPGPRPSPIALPNGDRVQPLICYESLYPGFTPGGRGRPEWIANVSNDAWFGATSGPIQHLNLASYRAIETGLPVVRATPTGVSAVIDPWGRVVPGQRLDTGESGVIDAVLPRATGSTPYGRFGDLLLGLMILAGLSPLLAGRLGRARPAAPDTLPRP, translated from the coding sequence ATGACGTATGATCCGCAGACCCTGTTGAGCCGCGCCCTGAGCGGGCGGATCACGCGCATCGTCCTGGCGTTGGCGGCCGGGATCGCGGCGGCCCTGGCGCATCCGCCGTTCGGCTTCCTGCCGGGCCTGCTCGCCTACCCCCTGCTGATGCTGCTGGCCGAACGGTCCCGCTCGACCCGCGGGGCCTTCTGGGTCGGGTGGCTGGCCGGGTTCGGCTATTTCGGCGTCGGCTGCTGGTGGGTGGCCGAGGCGTTTCTGGTCAATCCGGCCCAGGCCTGGATGGCCCCCTTCGCCGCCAGCCTGCTGCCCGCGGGGATCGGTCTGTTCTGGGGCGGGGCCACGGCCCTGTATCGCCGCTTCGCCCCGGCCGGCGTCGGCCGTGTCCTGGTCTTCGCCGCCCTGTTCGGCCTGTTCGAGTGGCTGAGGGGCCATGTGTTGACCGGGTTCCCGTGGAATCCGGCGGGGGCCAGCTGGGCGGCCGGCTCGGCCGGGTCGCAGTTCGCCTCGGTGGTGGGGGTCTATGGGCTCGGGCTGGTGACCGTGGCCGCGGTGTCGTGCTTCGGCCTGCTGCTCGGCGACGGGCGGCGCAAGGCGCGGGTGGGCGCGGCGTCGGCGGGGGCGATCGCCCTGCTGGCCCTGCTGGTGTTCGGCGCGGCAAGGCTGAACGGGGCGGTCGTGGAGCCGGGCGAGACCCTGGTCCGCATCGTCCAGGCCGACGTCCAGCAGGAGTCCAAATGGACGCCCGAGGCCTATCGGTCGATCGTCGATCGCTACGTGAACCTGACCGGTCGGCCGGCGGCGCGTCAGCCGGACATCGTCGTCTGGCCCGAAGGGGCCCTGCCGGCCAGTTTCAACGACGTCTTCGGTCCGGAGTCTCTGGACGGCTCGGCCATCGCGCGGGCCCTGCAGCCGGGGCAGACCCTGCTGGCCGGGTTGGCGCGGGGCGAAGCCGGGGCCGACGGGCGCGCGCGTTACTACAACAGCCTGTTCGCTCTGGAGGACGTCGGCGCGGGCGGCCTGCGCATCGCGGCGGTCTATGACAAGTATCGGCTGGTGCCGTTCGGCGAATTCCTGCCGCTCGGCGATTTGCTGGGGGCCCTGGGCGTGCGCAGCCTGGTCCACATGCCGGCCGACTTCAGCCCCGGCCCGCGTCCGTCGCCGATCGCCCTGCCCAATGGCGACCGCGTCCAGCCGCTGATCTGCTACGAGAGCCTGTATCCGGGGTTCACACCGGGCGGGCGGGGTCGGCCCGAATGGATCGCCAACGTCTCCAACGACGCCTGGTTCGGGGCGACCTCGGGCCCGATCCAGCATCTGAACCTGGCCAGCTATCGGGCGATCGAGACGGGTCTTCCGGTCGTGCGCGCGACCCCCACCGGCGTGTCGGCCGTGATCGATCCCTGGGGGCGGGTGGTCCCGGGCCAGCGGCTGGATACGGGTGAGAGCGGCGTGATCGACGCGGTCCTGCCCCGGGCGACGGGATCCACCCCCTATGGGCGGTTCGGCGACCTCCTGCTCGGCCTGATGATCCTGGCGGGGTTGAGCCCGCTGCTGGCCGGCCGGCTGGGCCGGGCTCGTCCTGCCGCACCGGACACCCTGCCAAGACCTTGA
- the ybeY gene encoding rRNA maturation RNase YbeY has protein sequence MIEVEIEADDWTDAIDDVEAAVDRAAVAARGDRTGGVVVLLTDDATVQDLNARFRGKDRATNVLSFPAAAMPGLDPAPLGDIVLAYGVCAAEAEAQGKTLTDHLTHLVVHGVLHLAGRDHEDEAEAEAMEAEERAILARLGVADPYTLPHDV, from the coding sequence TTGATCGAGGTCGAGATCGAGGCCGACGACTGGACGGACGCCATCGACGACGTCGAGGCGGCGGTCGACCGGGCGGCGGTGGCCGCGCGCGGCGATCGGACCGGCGGCGTGGTCGTGCTGCTGACCGACGACGCCACGGTGCAGGACCTGAATGCGCGGTTCCGCGGCAAGGACCGAGCGACCAACGTCCTGTCCTTCCCCGCCGCGGCCATGCCGGGGCTCGACCCTGCGCCGCTGGGCGACATCGTCCTGGCCTACGGCGTCTGCGCGGCGGAAGCGGAAGCGCAGGGCAAGACCCTGACCGATCACCTGACCCATCTGGTGGTGCACGGCGTGCTGCATCTGGCCGGTCGCGACCACGAGGACGAGGCGGAGGCCGAGGCCATGGAGGCCGAGGAGCGGGCCATCCTTGCCAGGCTGGGGGTCGCGGACCCATACACGCTGCCGCATGACGTATGA
- a CDS encoding PhoH family protein: protein MARESEFLALDDASLRAVIGPNSRHVALIEDAFKVLIEAPGGGVSINGGARDRANAKAVIAGLITRAEKGAEVNEADVRAGIGQARGIGGKGSSNDAMALPVGKRGAIVPKTNAQARYLDILANHELSFGVGPAGTGKTFLAAAYGASLLRRGQVDRLVITRPAVEAGEKLGFLPGDLNEKVDPYLAPIWEALNDILGAEDVQRRRDKGEIEAAPIAFMRGRTLSHAFVIVDEAQNTSRLQMKMVLTRLGEGARMVVTGDPSQIDLLNPRDSGLAHALRILRDVKGVGVLEFEAQDVVRHAMVERIVRAYDADAAGGRPKAELEDGSRKDPAA from the coding sequence TTGGCGCGTGAGAGCGAGTTTCTGGCCCTGGACGATGCGTCGCTTCGGGCGGTCATCGGGCCCAACAGCCGCCACGTCGCCCTGATCGAGGACGCGTTCAAGGTGCTGATCGAGGCCCCGGGCGGGGGCGTGTCCATCAACGGGGGCGCGCGCGACCGCGCCAATGCCAAGGCGGTCATCGCCGGACTGATCACGCGCGCCGAGAAGGGGGCCGAGGTCAACGAAGCCGACGTGCGCGCCGGCATCGGCCAGGCGCGGGGCATCGGCGGCAAGGGGTCGTCGAACGATGCCATGGCGCTGCCCGTCGGAAAACGCGGCGCCATCGTGCCCAAGACCAATGCCCAGGCCCGCTATCTGGACATCCTGGCCAACCACGAACTGAGCTTCGGGGTCGGCCCGGCGGGGACCGGCAAGACCTTCCTGGCGGCCGCCTATGGGGCCTCCCTGCTGCGGCGTGGACAGGTGGACCGGTTGGTCATCACCCGCCCGGCGGTCGAGGCGGGCGAAAAGCTGGGCTTCCTGCCGGGCGATCTGAACGAGAAGGTCGATCCGTATCTGGCGCCGATCTGGGAAGCCCTGAACGATATCCTGGGAGCCGAGGACGTGCAGCGGCGGCGCGACAAGGGCGAGATCGAGGCGGCCCCGATCGCCTTCATGCGCGGTCGCACCCTGAGCCATGCCTTCGTCATCGTCGACGAGGCCCAGAACACCAGCCGGCTGCAGATGAAGATGGTCCTGACCCGGCTGGGGGAGGGGGCCCGCATGGTCGTGACCGGCGATCCGTCGCAGATCGACCTGCTGAACCCGCGCGACTCCGGCCTGGCCCATGCCCTGCGCATCCTGCGCGACGTGAAGGGCGTCGGAGTGCTGGAGTTCGAGGCCCAGGACGTGGTGCGCCACGCCATGGTCGAGCGCATCGTCCGCGCCTATGACGCCGATGCGGCCGGCGGGCGGCCCAAGGCCGAGCTCGAGGACGGCAGCCGCAAGGACCCGGCCGCTTGA
- the miaB gene encoding tRNA (N6-isopentenyl adenosine(37)-C2)-methylthiotransferase MiaB — protein MTDILAPTEVDGPAAPPAKRLFIKTYGCQMNVYDSERMADVLRPLGYAPTDTPEGADFVILNTCHIREKAAEKVYSELGKLRLMKLDKAAAGGGAMTIAVAGCVAQAEGEEIMRRQPAVDIVVGPQAYHQLPELLTRTARARGERIGADFAPNEKFDAMPAMRGVDGPTAFLTVQEGCDKFCSFCVVPYTRGAEWSRPVGDVLAEARGLAAQGVRELTLLGQNVNAYDGLGEGGGVWTLARLARALAEIPGIDRIRYTTSHPNDMSDDLIEAHRELDALMPYLHLPVQSGSDRILRAMNRKHGRGKYIDLIGRIRDARPDIAISGDFIVGFPGETERDFEDTLSLVRDIGYASAFTFMYSPRPGTPAASMGTQVPPEVALARLHALQALIVKQQLAFNVAQAGKTLNVLFEKPGRNGRQAIGRSPYLQSVHVEDADHLIGQIVPVRIEHGQQNSLKGRLLGA, from the coding sequence ATGACCGATATCCTCGCCCCGACCGAGGTCGATGGGCCGGCCGCGCCACCGGCCAAGCGGCTGTTCATCAAGACCTACGGCTGTCAGATGAACGTCTATGATTCCGAGCGCATGGCCGATGTCCTGCGCCCGCTGGGCTATGCGCCGACGGACACGCCCGAGGGGGCCGATTTCGTCATCCTGAACACCTGCCATATCCGCGAGAAGGCGGCCGAGAAGGTCTATTCGGAGCTGGGCAAGCTGCGGCTGATGAAGCTGGACAAGGCGGCCGCGGGCGGCGGGGCCATGACCATCGCCGTGGCCGGCTGCGTCGCCCAGGCGGAGGGCGAGGAGATCATGCGCCGCCAGCCCGCGGTCGACATCGTGGTCGGGCCCCAGGCCTATCACCAGCTGCCCGAGCTGCTGACCCGCACGGCGCGGGCCCGGGGCGAGCGGATCGGCGCGGACTTCGCCCCGAACGAGAAGTTCGACGCCATGCCGGCGATGCGCGGCGTCGACGGGCCGACGGCCTTCCTGACGGTGCAGGAGGGGTGCGACAAGTTCTGCAGCTTCTGCGTCGTGCCCTATACGCGCGGGGCCGAATGGTCGCGGCCGGTGGGCGACGTCCTGGCCGAGGCGCGCGGCCTGGCCGCACAGGGGGTGCGCGAGCTGACCCTGCTGGGCCAGAACGTGAATGCCTACGACGGGCTGGGCGAGGGCGGCGGGGTCTGGACCCTGGCCCGACTCGCCCGGGCCCTGGCCGAGATCCCCGGCATCGACCGGATTCGCTATACCACCAGCCATCCCAACGACATGTCCGACGACCTGATCGAGGCGCATCGCGAGCTGGACGCCCTGATGCCCTATCTGCACCTGCCGGTGCAGTCGGGCTCGGACCGCATCCTTCGGGCCATGAACCGCAAGCACGGGCGGGGCAAATACATCGACCTGATCGGCCGTATCCGCGACGCCCGGCCAGACATCGCCATCTCCGGCGATTTCATCGTGGGATTTCCGGGAGAGACGGAGCGGGACTTCGAGGACACCCTGTCGCTGGTGCGGGACATTGGCTACGCCTCGGCCTTCACCTTCATGTATTCGCCCCGGCCCGGAACGCCCGCCGCGAGCATGGGCACCCAGGTGCCGCCCGAGGTGGCGCTGGCGCGGCTGCACGCGCTTCAGGCGCTGATCGTCAAGCAGCAGCTGGCCTTCAACGTCGCCCAGGCGGGCAAGACGCTGAACGTCCTGTTCGAAAAGCCGGGTCGCAACGGTCGCCAGGCGATCGGACGCTCCCCATATCTGCAATCGGTCCACGTCGAGGATGCGGATCACCTGATCGGCCAGATCGTTCCGGTCCGGATCGAACATGGTCAGCAAAACAGTTTGAAAGGGCGACTTCTTGGCGCGTGA
- a CDS encoding Fur family transcriptional regulator, translated as MDRIEKLCAERGMRMTEQRRVIARVLGSAEDHPDVEELYRRASGIDPHISIATVYRTVRLFEEAGVVEKHDFGDGRSRYEEAGDDHHDHLIDTRTGEVIEFFDAEIERLKNEIAERLGFELVGHKLELYGKAIEGAEPSKREGLIFTRNAARVDPDALS; from the coding sequence ATGGACCGGATCGAAAAACTCTGCGCCGAGCGCGGCATGCGCATGACCGAACAGCGGCGCGTCATCGCCCGCGTTCTGGGCAGTGCGGAGGATCATCCGGACGTCGAGGAACTGTACCGCCGCGCCTCCGGCATCGATCCCCATATCTCCATCGCCACCGTGTATCGCACCGTGCGTCTGTTCGAAGAGGCCGGGGTGGTCGAGAAGCATGATTTCGGCGATGGCCGGTCGCGCTATGAAGAGGCGGGCGACGACCATCACGACCACCTGATCGACACCCGCACGGGCGAGGTCATCGAGTTCTTCGACGCCGAGATCGAACGGCTGAAGAACGAGATCGCCGAACGCCTGGGCTTCGAACTGGTCGGCCACAAGCTGGAGCTCTACGGCAAGGCCATCGAGGGTGCCGAGCCGTCCAAGCGCGAGGGGCTGATCTTCACCCGCAACGCGGCGCGGGTCGATCCGGACGCCCTGTCCTGA